A stretch of the Clostridium botulinum genome encodes the following:
- a CDS encoding GNAT family N-acetyltransferase, whose amino-acid sequence MEFRKAIKTDINNIMKIVKQAQDYFKEQGIDQWQNNYPNVETISNDIDNKESYVLLKDNNIVATAAISFNKETTYDSIYDGEWISNSEYAVVHRIAVDNNYKGLGLASKIIKNVEKLCLSQNVHSIKIDTHEENLSMQKLLKKNKFKYCGVIYLEDKSKRIAFEKIL is encoded by the coding sequence ATGGAGTTTAGAAAAGCTATTAAAACAGATATTAATAATATAATGAAAATTGTTAAGCAAGCACAAGATTACTTTAAAGAGCAAGGAATTGATCAATGGCAGAATAATTATCCCAATGTTGAAACAATAAGTAACGATATTGATAATAAGGAGAGCTATGTATTATTAAAAGATAATAATATTGTTGCTACTGCGGCTATTTCTTTTAATAAAGAAACAACATATGATTCTATTTATGATGGTGAATGGATTAGTAATAGTGAATATGCAGTTGTTCATAGAATAGCTGTTGATAACAATTATAAAGGTTTAGGTTTGGCATCTAAAATAATTAAAAATGTAGAGAAGCTTTGTTTAAGTCAGAATGTACATAGTATTAAAATAGATACACATGAAGAAAACTTATCTATGCAAAAGTTACTTAAGAAAAATAAATTCAAGTATTGTGGAGTAATTTATCTAGAAGATAAAAGTAAAAGAATAGCTTTTGAGAAGATATTATAG